The following are from one region of the Silene latifolia isolate original U9 population chromosome 9, ASM4854445v1, whole genome shotgun sequence genome:
- the LOC141601242 gene encoding uncharacterized protein LOC141601242, whose product MAALSRFISRASNRCKLFYDILRKSQKFEWTTEHEKAFRELKCYLSTPPLLANPEQREPLFLYLSVTEAAVNAVLVKEQDWIHNPVYYISKSLLPAETRYTSFEKLVLALVTASYKLRPYFESHTIHVVTSYPLKTIMRKPELSGRMTKWSVHLSGYDLQFEPKTTIKSQALVDFVSDFCPTTQVEVEQAVLMFCENRESETWILYIDGASNARVAGVGLVLRSPKGDMMVQVVICEFKATNNEAEYEALILGMQMSKGLNVKNLRVYSDSLLVVNHVTNEYVAHDSKMIGYLKIPRDQNVEADALATLGATFKTAELSSIPITHVLTPAIQQEEEQDEQGKIAQAQHVNEAGILVLDVDQQVGVDWRKP is encoded by the exons ATGGCCGCATtaagcaggttcatctcaagagCTTCAAACAGATGCAAGTTGTTTTATGATATACTAAGAAAAAGCCAGAAGTTCGAATGGACGACAGAGCATGAGAAAGCATTCAGAGAACTCAAGTGCTACCTCAGCACTCCACCACTACTAGCCAATCCAGAGCAAAGGGAGCCACTGTTCTTGTATTTATCAGTCACAGAAGCGGCGGTAAACGCCGTCCTGGTCAAAGAGCAAGATTGGATACACAATCCGGTATATTACATCAGTAAGTCTCTgcttcctgcagagaccaggtacacatctttCGAAAAATTAGTTCTTGCTTTAGTCACTGCTTCGTATAAACTACGTCCATATTTTGAGTCTCATACTATCCACGTAGTAACTAGTTACCCTTTGAAAACAATCATGAGGAAACCTGAGCTGTCAGGAAGAATGACCAAGTGGTCAGTCCACCTGAGTGGATATGATTTACAATTTGAGCCCAAAACGACAATCAAATCTCAGGCACTGGTAGATTTTGTGTCAGACTTCTGTCCTACTACCCAAGTGGAGGTAGAACAGGCGGTGTTGATGTTCTGCGAAAACCGGGAAAGTGAGACCTGGATTTTGTATATTGATGGGGCCTCAAATGCCCGAGTAGCTGGTGTGGGGCTGGTCCTTCGGTCCCCAAAAGGAGATATGATGGTCCAGGTAGTTATATGTGAATTCAAggccaccaacaatgaagcagagtACGAGGCACTCATACTTGGGATGCAgatgtcaaagggacttaatgtCAAGAACCTGAGAGTGTACAGTGATTCATTACTTGTGGTGAACCATGTGACCAATGAATATGTGGCGCATGATTCCAAAATGATAGGCTACCTAAAG ATCCctagagatcagaacgtggaagcagatgccCTGGCCACACTAGGAGCCACTTTCAAGACCGCAGAGTTATCCAGTATACCCATTACCCATGTGCTAACCCCAGCAATACAACAAGAGGAAGAGCAGGATGAACAAGGGAAAATAGCTCAAGCGCAGCATGTGAATGAGGCTGGCATCCTGGTATTAGATGTAGACCAGCAAGTAGGCGTAGATTGGCGAAAGCCTTAG